A window of the Cucurbita pepo subsp. pepo cultivar mu-cu-16 chromosome LG01, ASM280686v2, whole genome shotgun sequence genome harbors these coding sequences:
- the LOC111777228 gene encoding probable xyloglucan endotransglucosylase/hydrolase protein 33 has product MELPLLSFFILCMFFAAPSCGTYYTPPSVPRLTDLVPNVSIDQCFAKIFGAANIQLMSNGSSLNLTLNKHSGAGLVSRSKYHYGFFSASIKLPSGFTSGVVVAFYLSNADVYTHSHDEIDIELLGHDKRKDWVIQTNMYANGSVKTGREEKFYLWFDPSVKYHDYTIIWNKYHTVFLVDNVPIRELRNSEAFYPSKPMSVFVTIWDGSEWATHGGKYPVDYKYAPYVASFEEMEINGSVSPPIATVPSSSKTNVSSPDTVEGPEFIKLSQEQIDAMDWARRKLMFYSYCEDTSRYKVLPPECK; this is encoded by the exons ATGGAATTGCCCCTCTTAAGCTTCTTCATTTTGTGCATGTTTTTTGCAGCCCCTTCCTGTGGTACATACTACACGCCTCCAAGCGTCCCACGTTTAACGGATCTCGTTCCCAATGTCTCAATCGATCAATGCTTCGCCAAGATTTTTGGGGCCGCAAATATCCAGCTGATGAGCAATGGGTCCTCTCTCAATCTCACTCTCAACAAACATTCTG GTGCTGGTTTGGTCTCGAGGAGCAAATATCATTATGGGTTCTTCAGTGCTTCAATTAAGCTTCCATCAGGCTTCACTTCAGGGGTTGTAGTGGCTTTTTAT CTGTCGAATGCAGATGTTTATACCCATTCTCATGACGAGATTGACATAGAGCTGCTGGGACATGACAAGAGAAAAGATTGGGTTATTCAAACAAATATGTATGCAAATGGAAGCGTCAAGACAGGGAGAGAAGAGAAATTCTACCTCTGGTTTGATCCCAGCGTGAAGTACCACGATTACACCATCATTTGGAACAAATATCATACAGT GTTTTTGGTGGATAATGTTCCAATCAGAGAGCTGAGAAATTCTGAAGCTTTCTATCCATCAAAACCCATGTCAGTTTTTGTCACGATATGGGATGGTTCAGAATGGGCAACTCATGGAGGAAAGTACCCAGTGGACTATAAGTATGCACCATATGTGgcttcttttgaagaaatGGAGATCAATGGAAGTGTATCACCACCAATAGCAACTGTTCCTTCAAGCTCCAAAACCAATGTCTCGAGCCCGGATACCGTGGAGGGTCCAGAATTTATAAAGCTATCACAGGAGCAAATAGATGCCATGGATTGGGCAAGGAGGAAGCTCATGTTTTACTCCTATTGTGAAGATACATCCAGATACAAAGTTTTGCCACCAGAGTGCAAATAG
- the LOC111809089 gene encoding formin-like protein 20 — translation MAPRSSIISWGAYSLVLFGFLLLVSQTNARNVVSTHKPEESYDDIRFDLGFLRKTVHVPSSESSQNKKLSMVDFRIVPKAPHISAPGLNQMTITYPPPLPLLHDRMLSKTKHIPPFGPSHGTSNSYHPINYGMLPKNMHIPPSGPSHGAPNPDHPINYGMLPKNVPIPPSGPNHGAPDHPINYGMLPKNIPIPPSGPSHGAPDHPINYVMLPKNIPIPPSGPSHGAPDHPINYVMLPKNIPIPPSGPSHGAPDHPINYGMLPKNIPIPPSGPSHGAPDHPINYGMLPKNIPIPPSGPSHGAPDHPINYGMLPKNIPIPPSGPSHGAPDHPINYGMLPKNIPIPPSGPSHGAPDHPINYGMLPKNIPIPPSGPSHGAPDHPINYGMLPKNIPIPPSGPSHGSSNP, via the coding sequence ATGGCCCCAAGAAGCTCTATCATTTCTTGGGGAGCCTATAGTTtagtcctctttgggtttcttTTGCTCGTTTCCCAAACAAATGCTAGAAATGTTGTTTCGACTCATAAACCCGAAGAATCTTATGATGATATAAGGTTTGACTTGGGATTTCTACGAAAAACCGTGCATGTTCCTTCATCTGAATCGAGCCAAAACAAGAAACTATCTATGGTAGACTTTAGAATAGTTCCAAAAGCTCCTCACATTTCTGCTCCTGGTCTGAATCAGATGACCATAACCTATCCACCTCCTCTACCTCTATTGCACGATAGGATGTTATCGAAAACCAAGCACATTCCTCCATTTGGACCAAGTCACGGGACTTCAAACTCATACCATCCCATCAACTATGGAATGTTACCGAAAAACATGCACATTCCTCCATCCGGACCAAGTCACGGGGCACCAAACCCAGACCATCCCATCAACTATGGTATGTTACCGAAAAACGTCCCCATTCCTCCATCTGGACCAAATCACGGGGCACCAGACCATCCCATCAACTATGGAATGCTACCGAAAAACATTCCCATTCCTCCATCCGGACCAAGTCACGGGGCACCAGACCATCCCATCAACTATGTAATGTTACCGAAAAACATCCCCATTCCTCCATCCGGACCAAGTCACGGGGCACCAGACCATCCCATCAACTATGTAATGTTACCGAAAAACATCCCCATTCCTCCATCCGGACCAAGTCACGGGGCACCAGACCATCCCATCAACTATGGAATGTTACCGAAAAACATCCCCATTCCTCCATCCGGACCAAGTCACGGGGCACCAGACCATCCCATCAACTATGGAATGTTACCGAAAAACATCCCCATTCCTCCATCCGGACCAAGTCACGGGGCACCAGACCATCCCATCAACTATGGAATGTTACCGAAAAACATCCCCATTCCTCCATCCGGACCAAGTCACGGGGCACCAGACCATCCCATCAACTATGGAATGTTACCGAAAAACATCCCCATTCCTCCATCCGGACCAAGTCACGGGGCACCAGACCATCCCATCAACTATGGAATGTTACCGAAAAACATCCCCATTCCTCCATCCGGACCAAGTCACGGGGCACCAGACCATCCCATCAACTATGGAATGCTACCGAAAAACATCCCCATTCCTCCATCCGGACCAAGTCACGGGTCATCAAATCCATAG
- the LOC111789534 gene encoding U-box domain-containing protein 19-like gives MIRKSNDFNRRILSLPAIQPCECTSPATLLTSLINISRNICGYRSEFFGSNKRNAIKAIRQIEILLMFFEEIQGRKAEDLSDSVVLILLELHFIFQKLLFLLEDCALEGARLFMLMKSEFVANRFQVLIRSVALALEILPLDSIDLPIEVVEFVELATKQTRKMKFQIDREDEEILIEVRSILAVFDCRVTPDNTQIKRFLDYIGIKTWSLCNKEVKFLESEIEIEWSAHEKLEFSFLSKLIGLMNYCRCILFDVIDYEAVPLVHRYGAEIIDCFNHDDFRCPISLDFMIDPVTVGTGQTYDRSSIQKWLRAGNSTCPKTGERLKNRELVPNLALRRIIRRYCSKHSTPYPESSKQKRNITRTIVAGSSTAEKIVWVLAKYLARLLETGTPNEKNKAAYEIKLLSKSSIFYRSYLVEVGLIPNLLKLLRSSDGLMQKNAIAAVLNLSKHSKSKRVIAENRGLEAIINVLTMGYTTEARQLSAYTLFYMASIEEYRKLIGQTPEALMGLMNLLKEDSDRSKKNAMVAIYGLLTHPENHRKVLSIGAVPSLVNLLETSDRETLIADSMEILATLAEKPEGAAAIMRCGALSLTMEFMSSCSSSAGREYSVCLLLALCIHGGCEVVRIVAKSEAVISSLYIIIREGTARGRRKAGSLMRILHEHCEVVAASSDPIPVRLSNERSVQAW, from the coding sequence ATGATTCGAAAATCAAACGACTTCAATCGCCGGATTCTGTCGTTACCGGCGATTCAACCATGCGAATGCACATCTCCCGCGACGTTGTTGACGTCTTTGATCAATATCAGTCGAAACATCTGCGGCTACAGATCGGAGTTCTTCGGTAGCAACAAGCGAAACGCCATTAAAGCGATTCGCCAAATCGAAATCCTTCTGATGTTCTTTGAAGAAATTCAAGGTCGAAAAGCGGAAGATCTGTCGGATTCTGTTGTTTTAATCTTACTGGAGCTCCATTTTATCTTCCAGAAGCTTCTGTTTCTTTTGGAGGATTGTGCCCTAGAAGGTGCTCGTTTGTTCATGCTTATGAAATCGGAGTTCGTCGCGAATCGGTTCCAGGTTTTGATCCGATCCGTCGCTTTGGCTCTGGAGATTTTGCCTTTGGATTCGATCGATTTGCCTATCGAAGTCGTCGAGTTTGTGGAATTAGCGACGAAACAAACACGAaagatgaaatttcaaatcgaTCGCGAAGATGAAGAGATTCTCATCGAGGTAAGATCAATTCTAGCTGTTTTCGATTGCCGTGTTACTCCGGATAATACTCAAATCAAACGATTTCTTGATTATATTGGGATTAAAACATGGAGTTTATGCAATAAGGAGGTGAAATTCTTGGAGTCGGAAATTGAAATCGAATGGTCGGCTCACGAGAAGCTagagttttcctttttaagCAAATTGATTGGTTTGATGAACTACTGTCGATGCATATTATTTGATGTTATCGATTACGAAGCAGTTCCGCTTGTCCATCGATATGGAGCCGAAATCATCGATTGTTTTAACCACGATGATTTTCGATGCCCAATCTCGTTGGATTTCATGATTGATCCAGTAACAGTAGGAACAGGGCAGACATATGATCGCTCTTCGATTCAAAAATGGTTGAGGGCTGGAAATTCCACCTGCCCTAAAACAGGGGAGAGATTGAAGAACAGAGAGTTAGTCCCCAATTTAGCTCTCCGTCGGATAATTCGGCGATACTGTTCTAAACATTCAACCCCTTATCCAGAATCAAGCAAACAAAAACGCAACATAACGAGAACAATTGTTGCAGGTAGCTCAACAGCCGAGAAGATCGTTTGGGTTTTGGCGAAATATTTAGCTCGCCTTCTGGAAACAGGAACGCCAAACGAGAAGAACAAAGCCGCTTATGAGATCAAACTTCTATCCAAATCAAGCATTTTTTATCGGTCTTACTTGGTGGAAGTTGGTCTGAttccaaatttattaaagCTTTTGAGATCATCAGATGGTTTGATGCAAAAGAACGCAATTGCAGCTGTTTTGAATCTTTCAAAGCATTCAAAAAGCAAAAGAGTAATAGCAGAAAACAGAGGATTGGAGGcaattataaatgttttaacgATGGGTTACACAACAGAAGCCCGTCAATTATCTGCTTATACTCTGTTTTACATGGCTTCCATTGAAGAGTACAGAAAGCTCATAGGCCAAACCCCAGAAGCACTTATGGGCTTAATGAACTTACTCAAGGAAGATTCAGATCGTAGCAAAAAGAACGCAATGGTTGCAATATATGGACTTCTTACGCATCCTGAAAACCACAGAAAAGTTCTCTCCATTGGAGCAGTTCCTTCATTGGTGAATTTGCTTGAAACATCCGATAGGGAAACTCTCATTGCAGATTCAATGGAGATTCTTGCAACTCTAGCAGAGAAGCCGGAAGGAGCCGCCGCGATCATGCGATGTGGGGCTTTGAGTTTAACAATGGAGTTCATGAGTTCATGTAGCTCAAGTGCAGGACGAGAGTACTCTGTTTGTTTACTGCTAGCTCTGTGCATCCATGGCGGATGTGAAGTAGTCCGAATCGTTGCAAAAAGCGAGGCCGTAATTTCATCTCTGTACATTATTATCAGAGAAGGCACAGCCCGTGGGAGAAGGAAGGCGGGTTCTTTGATGAGAATTCTCCATGAACACTGCGAAGTAGTGGCCGCAAGCTCCGACCCAATCCCTGTTCGCCTTTCAAATGAACGATCTGTTCAAGCCTGGTAA
- the LOC111779952 gene encoding equilibrative nucleotide transporter 1-like codes for MGGAVENSDVDSETALLVGAATAGKIPSDPFNLTYITYFFLGVGCLLPWNIFITAVDYFSFIYPETRVDRIFAVANLLVALIGLVFVVLYSHKSVARVRINVGMIIFTVALLLVPVLDLSYIRGRVGLYNGFHVTVGSIVLCGAGDALVQGSVVGCAGELPERYMQAAVSGFGAAGVLVSVMRIVTKAIYPQDAHGLRQSANLYFAVGISIMILCIVLYNLAAMLPVVKHFESIKNQEKEEHGGRLFGSMDKSTLWDIINRVKIYATGLVLINVVTLSIFPGFITEDVHSEIFKDWYSALLITGYNVFDLIGKYLSSVYVIENPRTAFGGCIGRLVFYPLFLGCLHGPEFLRSEVPVIVLTYLLGLTNGYLTAVNLILAPKAVAFEYAEKTGVILVLFSFSGLAIGSVVAWFWVI; via the exons ATGGGCGGAGCCGTGGAGAATTCCGATGTAGATTCTGAAACCGCCCTTCTCGTCGGCGCTGCAACCGCCGGCAAGATTCCGAGCGACCCTTTCAACTTGACTTATATCACTTACTTCTTTTTGGGTGTGGGTTGTCTTCTCCCATGGAACATCTTCATCACCGCCGTCGAttatttttcgtttatttATCCAGAAACCCGAGTGGATCGAATCTTCGCCGTCGCGAACCTTCTAGTGGCTCTGATCGGACTTGTTTTTGTGGTTCTCTACTCTCACAAATCCGTTGCTCGGGTTCGAATCAACGTCGGTATGATTATCTTCACGGTGGCTCTGCTCCTCGTCCCGGTCTTGGATTTGTCTTATATTAGAGGACGGGTTGGACTGTATAATGGCTTCCACGTCACTGTCGGATCCATCGTGCTGTGCGGTGCCGGCGACGCGCTTGTCCAAGGCAGTGTTGTTGGCTGCGCCGGTGAACTCCCGGAGCGGTATATGCAGGCAGCTGTTTCCGGATTCGGTGCAGCTG GAGTGCTGGTGTCGGTGATGAGGATCGTAACCAAAGCCATTTACCCACAAGACGCTCATGGCTTGCGACAGAGTGCGAATCTCTACTTCGCTGTCGGAATTTCCATCATGATTCTATGTATTGTCTTGTACAATCTTGCAGCTATGCTTCCAGTAGTGAAACATTTCGAGAGCATTAAGAatcaagagaaagaagaacatGGTGGTCGGCTATTTGGGTCCATGGATAAATCGACTCTGTGGGATATAATTAACAGAGTAAAAATCTACGCAACAGGGTTGGTACTCATCAATGTTGTTACTCTGTCTATATTTCCTGGATTCATTACAGAAGATGTGCATTCGGAGATCTTCAAAGATTGGTATTCAGCTCTTCTGATTACTGGGTACAATGTGTTTGATCTAATTGGGAAGTATCTGTCGTCGGTTTATGTGATCGAAAACCCGAGAACCGCCTTTGGCGGCTGCATCGGGAGGCTGGTGTTCTATCCCCTGTTCTTGGGTTGCTTGCATGGTCCGGAATTTCTTCGAAGTGAGGTACCTGTGATTGTTCTTACATACCTTCTTGGGCTTACTAATGGGTACTTGACGGCGGTGAATTTGATATTGGCACCCAAAGCAGTGGCGTTTGAATATGCAGAGAAAACAGGGGTTATATTGGTTCTGTTCTCCTTCTCTGGTTTGGCTATTGGCTCTGTTGTTGCTTGGTTTTGGGTCATTTAG